GTTAACAGAAGGTGGTGGCGTTTGCGGGGCGATTTTTCAGGCAGCTGGAGAAGGTCTGGCCGAAGAGTGTGCTGAGCAGGCACCTTGTCCGCCGGGCGAGGCAAGAATCACCCATGGTTTCGACTTGCCATCGAAGTTTCTGATTCATGCAGTTGGCCCAGTATGGGAAGGCGGTCGGAGTCATGAGGCGACTGTTTTAGCGGACGCTTATCGCTATAGCTTATTGGTTGCCGATGCTAACCACTGTAAAAGTATTGCTTTTCCTGCGATCAGTACCGGGATTTATGGC
Above is a genomic segment from Pelagibaculum spongiae containing:
- a CDS encoding macro domain-containing protein, yielding MAIEIIKGDLVTMQVDAIVNAANEQLTEGGGVCGAIFQAAGEGLAEECAEQAPCPPGEARITHGFDLPSKFLIHAVGPVWEGGRSHEATVLADAYRYSLLVADANHCKSIAFPAISTGIYGYPSVMASEVALKVCKQFLQRQSESIETIYVVLFSEDDYQIWQESWTHLNR